A section of the Pochonia chlamydosporia 170 chromosome 2, whole genome shotgun sequence genome encodes:
- a CDS encoding serine/threonine-protein phosphatase PP1 (similar to Aspergillus terreus NIH2624 XP_001211774.1), with amino-acid sequence MADQHEVDLDSIIDRLLEVRGSRPGKQVQLLEAEIRYLCTKAREIFISQPILLELEAPIKICGDIHGQYYDLLRLFEYGGFPPEANYLFLGDYVDRGKQSLETICLLLAYKIKYPENFFILRGNHECASINRIYGFYDECKRRYNIKLWKTFTDCFNCLPIAAIIDEKIFTMHGGLSPDLNSMEQIRRVMRPTDIPDCGLLCDLLWSDPDKDITGWSENDRGVSFTFGPDVVSRFLQKHDMDLICRAHQVVEDGYEFFSKRQLVTLFSAPNYCGEFDNAGAMMSVDESLLCSFQILKPAEKKQKYVYGGLGSGSKPVTPKYKSK; translated from the exons ATGGCTGACCAACACGAGGTCGACCTTGACTCTATAATCGACCGCCTGCTCGAGGTGCGAGGCAGCCGTCCCGGCAAGCAGGTTCAGCTGCTCGAAGCCGAGATTCGGTACCTGTGCACCAAAGCCCGCGAGATCTTCATCTCCCAGCCCATCTTGCTCGAACTCGAGGCACCCATCAAG ATTTGCGGTGATATCCACGGCCAATATTATGACTTGCTGCGGCTCTTTGAGTACGGTGGCTTTCCTCCCGAGGCCAACTACCTCTTCCTCGGCGACTACGTAGACCGAGGCAAGCAGTCCCTCGAGACCATCTGCCTTTTGCTCGCCTACAAGATCAAATATCCCGAgaacttcttcatcttgcgAGGTAACCACGAGTGTGCCTCGATCAACCGTATTTACGGCTTCTACGATGAGTGCAAGCGCCGCTATAATATCAAGCTCTGGAAGACTTTCACTGATTGCTTCAACTGTCTTCCCATTGCCGCGATTATTGACGAGAAGATTTTCACCATGCACGGTGGCCTCAGCCCCGACCTGAACTCCATGGAGCAGATTCGACGTGTCATGCGACCTACTGAT ATTCCCGACTGTGGCTTGCTTTGTGATCTGCTCTGGTCGGATCCCGACAAGGACATCACTGGCTGGAGCGAGAACGACCGAGGTGTTTCCTTCACCTTTGGACCCGATGTCGTTTCTCGATTCCTGCAAAAGCACGACATGGACCTGATTTGTCGTGCTCACCAGGTCGTCGAAGACGGCTATGAGTTCTTCTCCAAGCGCCAGCTGGTCACCTTGTTCAGCGCGCCCAATTACTGCGGAGAATTTGACAATGCCGGAGCCATGATGAGCGTTGACGAGAGTTTGCTCTGCTCATTCCAG ATCCTCAAGCCTGCtgagaagaaacaaaagtaCGTCTACGGTGGTCTTGGGAGCGGAAGCAAACCAGTCACTCCCAAATACAAGTCCAAATAg
- a CDS encoding leucine rich repeat protein (similar to Neosartorya fischeri NRRL 181 XP_001265169.1): protein MDSEDGDHFIKQLAAFVRNHEKALANALQFQRREIRHRSSQSTSAATIPPSPTLPERPSTSSSTTSTLAAAFSLGALNFTSHSVKSAKLALTPHHLFFLLSRFEELGINVGPMKVRLENLHDSSSSTNYVSFLGNSQRARSRSSDVGSIHSVSSMRSVMSGMSALWNSFGIGASISAARTERQKAALQTDLKYLYSAFTKIPCLRLAPDWRARLISGYEEFPFDSAVPIYVFKNLQALEINSIDFRQFFGWDRLADQLRSLSLRHAGIEDPADILIDIVLDDMDKRRRRTSKSQSSPTTTWAGTNSPRRSPTIPPELVRAASAPGSPEHRTLLADLRRGSMTPNEPVLEDSESSDTARPSISRDDVEDAPRSPNKISRPRSISPSRPASSRNHSSHVRSSQQRIRRSGSGSSHSSLSESWHHHARGSSGNLLAIGILPASKWRFLRHLSLADNAMTSIPPASLAPLSNTLYSLDLSSNLFSQIPDSLASLTALRALNLSHCMIDSLQSLTRNPLPAITALNLRANRLQSLAGVEKLYPLERLDLRDNRLTDPLELARLTGIPDIREIWLDGNPFTRTHKDYRVTIFNIFRSAPGYTEDLVIDGSGPSYSEKRLLIERAPIPESVPVVKPTIPDSPAAVDVSKPAIIYSLPKEPSVLRKERPVAKAVTSEVNTSSSRRRKVSKRRIVDLATGDGGSTVTPSDPPNEESSATSLSETGNYRVSRQPERTLLPPVILTANRPTEPVPVSDASANRDKPLPAPPSAYDVNGATDESKDSQNWDAGGEMYRRRIEALRDRVGSGYLSVLSEESWDGAGNTFMSSGVPSVATLRTGHVSHHVPQAQAIHSGRTLG from the exons ATGGATTCTGAAGACGGAGACCACTTTATAAAG CAACTGGCCGCCTTTGTGCGCAACCATGAAAAGGCCCTCGCCAATGCCTTGCAGTTCCAACGCCGAGAGATTCGACATCGATCGTCCCAAAGCACGAGTGCAGCCACGATCCCCCCCTCCCCGACCTTGCCAGAGCGACCATCtacatcttcatccacaaCAAGTACTCTGGCAGCCGCCTTTTCATTGGGAGCCCTGAACTTCACCTCACACAGCGTCAAGTCTGCAAAGTTGGCGCTGACACCCCACCACCTATTCTTCCTCCTATCTCGCTTCGAAGAACTCGGGATCAATGTTGGACCCATGAAAGTGCGGTTGGAGAATCTCCACGATagttcctcctccaccaatTATGTCTCGTTCCTAGGAAATTCTCAGAGGGCTCGTAGCCGCAGTTCTGATGTAGGATCGATACACTCCGTCTCGAGCATGCGAAGTGTCATGTCTGGCATGTCTGCGTTGTGGAACAGctttggcattggcgccAGCATATCCGCCGCACGAACCGAGCGTCAGAAAGCCGCCCTCCAGACCGATTTGAAATATCTTTACTCTGCCTTCACCAAGATTCCTTGCTTGAGACTGGCTCCCGACTGGCGAGCAAGGTTGATCAGTGGATATGAGGAATTCCCATTCGATTCCGCCGTCCCGATTTATGTGTTCAAGAACTTGCAAGCACTTGAGATCAATAGTATCGACTTCCGCCAATTTTTCGGTTGGGATCGCCTGGCAGATCAGCTACGGTCACTCAGTTTAAGACACGCTGGTATTGAGGACCCAGCGGACATTTTGATAGATATTGTGCTGGATGATATGGACAAGAGGCGTCGTCGTACGTCCAAGTCGCAATcctcgccaaccacaacctGGGCTGGGACCAACAGTCCTCGGCGCAGTCCTACCATCCCTCCCGAACTcgttcgagcagcttctgctCCTGGGTCGCCTGAGCATAGAACTCTCCTTGCTGACCTTCGGCGCGGGTCCATGACACCTAACGAGCCAGTCCTAGAGGACAGCGAGAGCTCCGACACCGCCAGGCCATCAATCTCCCGTGATGACGTTGAAGACGCACCCCGATCCCCCAACAAAATATCCCGACCACGAAGTATCTCGCCCTCCCGCCCTGCGAGCTCCAGAAATCACTCCTCCCATGTGAGGTCTTCTCAGCAACGTATCAGGCGTTCGGGTTCCGGCTCTTCCCACTCTAGCCTCTCTGAGTCttggcatcaccatgcaAGAGGCAGCTCCGGTAACCTCTTAGCTATTGGGATCCTTCCTGCATCTAAATGGCGCTTCTTACGACACCTTAGTCTTGCTGACAATGCAATGACCTCCATCCCACCTGCTAGTCTGGCTCCTCTCTCAAACACTCTTTACTCCCTAGACCTGTCATCCAACCTATTCAGTCAAATTCCCGATAGCTTAGCCTCTCTTACCGCTCTGCGAGCTCTGAATCTTTCCCACTGCATGATCGACTCGCTTCAGTCCCTGACGCGCAACCCACTCCCTGCCATTACAGCCCTGAACCTTCGTGCAAATCGTTTGCAGTCACTAGCAGGAGTCGAGAAGCTCTACCCCCTGGAACGTCTTGACCTGCGTGACAATCGCCTTACCGATCCGTTAGAGCTTGCAAGACTGACAGGTATTCCCGACATTCGAGAAATCTGGTTGGATGGTAACCCGTTCACCAGAACTCACAAGGACTACCGGGtaaccatcttcaacataTTTCGATCCGCGCCAGGCTATACAGAGGATCTCGTAATTGATGGCAGTGGACCGAGCTATTCTGAGAAGCGGCTATTGATTGAGCGGGCACCTATCCCCGAATCCGTTCCGGTAGTCAAGCCAACGATCCCTGACTCTCCAGCGGCTGTTGATGTTAGCAAACCTGCTATCATTTATAGCTTACCCAAGGAGCCATCCGTTCTTCGTAAAGAGCGTCCAGTGGCCAAGGCTGTAACCAGTGAAGTTAACACCAGTTCTTCTCGGCGCCGAAAAGTGTCCAAAAGACGTATTGTTGACCTTGCAACCGGCGATGGCGGATCGACAGTCACACCATCTGACCCTCCCAATGAGGAGTCCAGTGCAACATCATTGTCAGAGACGGGAAACTACCGTGTTTCCAGGCAACCTGAAAGAACTCTACTTCCGCCTGTCATCTTGACAGCCAATAGACCGACGGAGCCCGTTCCAGTCTCTGATGCTTCGGCCAACCGGGATAAGCCTTTACCAGCACCGCCGTCTGCTTACGACGTAAATGGTGCCACAGATGAGTCGAAAGATTCTCAAAATTGGGATGCAGGCGGCGAGATGTATCGGCGAAGGATCGAAGCTCTTCGTGATAGAGTTGGCAGTGGCTATCTCAGTGTCTTGAGCGAAGAGAGCTGGGATGGCGCTGGAAATACGTTCATGTCCTCTGGCGTTCCATCTGTCGCGACCTTACGGACAGGACATGTTTCTCATCATGTGCCTCAAGCCCAAGCAATTCACAGCGGTCGTACTTTGGGCTAA
- a CDS encoding PHD finger domain-containing protein (similar to Coccidioides immitis RS XP_001245257.1) — MAPASPSPRRTPSGRPRGRPPGTTNAARAARQAMAATIATEPPPKRRRYVPGGPGGGGRFVEADELAASATASAPRPRTTVIRSVINGKSPSVMPRRERSMRSRASASEELEEMRWGSAAAVAASVKQAEDYKPREERSWEEFHPSLDIEKTFMLFSADEVDGVMRDTPSTPALQTPGTPLANGSMTPSRHINTASTGTTPNPQGKADANASDTQAGTPSRRSRRPTREVVSFYTTRPSEIAPTPRTPKILPIQNQTPKERLDLKLPSYRKTNRIELFESKTFGQARYVDKAMSNVGYQESDEFIRPDSTLIKAIDTNAEEDLDLTPVNSNEDHPHHTKLGKVEYDMDEQDDMWLEHVNAMRKQNELETITREVFEITITKIEKEWHALEKRIPKPNPKPPQTHRPRSSSAAAVNGETQAGEEPDSKCAICDDGDCENTNAIVFCDGCNLAVHQECYGVPFIPEGQWLCRKCQLCGRGIPTCIFCPNTDGAFKQTNSSKWAHLLCAMWIPEVSLGNHTFMEPVMDVEKVPKTRWKLSCYICRQKMGACIQCSNKNCYQAFHVTCARRARLYLKMKTSHGALAVLDGNMVLKAFCDKHCPLEYSNDNNVHQATRSAKKFYKRNMKGRLWADNLAIANVIAAQQRTLLAESPANAQGDKEKAAADKKKMEQPPKNMWKLPSGAPIIPQAVFDIVEASIQRFPFRKRKDFLSEACRYWTLKREARRGAGLLKRLQLQMETFSSMELTRRDFSTMGSNGKARLARRIEFAEDILKDLEQLKDLSEKIVQREQMKVDAAEMEDEFVSECYFPVAKHLPPAIEKAISLDKDLFTSGLEKIKSRVDERFYVTALAFMQDLGDVISTGIVNAPSVSSSSSESRFEATEVSPAKTNFSDIRERRKLGKRILKAVQPLLESAIRVESEISNKSFETMQKELEGIIDASVDTSRVVITSATTKQEEGEDTIMVDAPDSSEITVKSLDNDDADVDAQGDPMDTAEDADEQDGGNIEVNTSGLGITVKSEESTTVSPRKSKRTKGQSMQTSQTPPESEAYVNLAPPAAATTSVPGPPTPPHSNGSFGKEPVDPLTDGGVLWYLQTMQPRGTSILGEHWAAGRDAVRMLSEELTDLDDEELKGLRAEVDESVAAGLVNGDAGDGGKAKTKNRKRRVSGRRR, encoded by the exons ATGGCTCCGGCCTCACCATCTCCGAGACGAACACCCTCTGGACGGCCTCGAGGCCGCCCTCCAGGAACTACAAATGCAGCGCGCGCAGCCAGacaagccatggctgctACAATTGCAACAgagccaccaccaaaacgACGTCGTTACGTGCCCGGAGGCCCTGGTGGAGGCGGCAGATTTGTAGAAGCAGACGAGTTGGCAGCATCTGCGACTGCTTCTGCGCCTAGACCAAGGACGACTGTCATACGAAGCGTCATCAACGGCAAGTCACCCTCCGTGATGCCCAGACGAGAGAGGAGCATGCGGTCTCGCGCCTCTGCGAGCGAAGAGCTCGAGGAAATGCGCTGGGGATCGGCGGCTGCTGTGGCAGCATCGGTTAAGCAGGCCGAAGACTATAAACCACGAGAAGAACGAAGCTGGGAGGAATTTCACCCAAGTCTTGATATCGAGAAGACTTTTATGCTTTTTTCCGCAGATGAGGTTGACGGGGTTATGCGAGATACGCCCAGTACACCAGCCCTGCAAACGCCAGGAACGCCCTTGGCAAATGGTTCCATGACTCCTTCGAGGCACATCAATACAGCCTCTACTGGTACTACACCGAATCCGCAAGGCAAGGCGGATGCAAATGCATCCGATACGCAAGCTGGGACTCCATCGAGGCGGTCACGTCGACCAACCCGCGAAGTAGTCAGCTTTTACACCACCCGACCCTCAGAAATCGCACCGACGCCGCGCACACCCAAGATATTACCCATAcaaaaccagacaccaaaagAAAGGCTAGATTTGAAGCTGCCATCTTACCGCAAGACAAATCGAATCGAATTATTTGAGAGCAAGACCTTTGGCCAGGCGAGATATGTAGACAAGGCGATGAGTAATGTTGGCTACCAAGAGAGCGACGAGTTTATTCGCCCCGACTCAACGTTAATCAAGGCCATCGACACCAACGCGGAAGAGGATCTTGATCTCACACCCGTGAATAGCAATGAggatcatcctcatcatACCAAGCTGGGCAAAGTTGAATACGACATGGATGAACAAGACGACATGTGGTTAGAACACGTGAATGCCATGCGGAAACAGAATGAGCTGGAGACGATCACGAGAGAGGTCTTTGAGATTACGATAACCAAAATCGAGAAGGAGTGGCACGCGTTGGAAAAGAGGATACCGAAACCAAATCCCAAGCCGCCACAAACGCATCGTCCTAGGTCAAGCTCTGCGGCTGCGGTGAACGGGGAAACGCAAGCTGGGGAAGAGCCAGATAGCAAGTGTGCCATCTGCGATGACGGGGACTGCGAAAACACAAACGCCATTGTGTTCTGCGACGGGTGCAACTTGGCTGTTCACCAAGAATGCTATGGTGTGCCATTTATTCCTGAGGGCCAATGGCTTTGCCGCAAGTGTCAACTCTGCGGCAGAGGTATTCCC ACATGCATCTTTTGCCCCAATACGGATGGCGCTTTCAAGCAAACCAATTCCTCAAAATGGGCGCATTTGCTCTGCGCCATGTGGATTCCGGAGGTTTCCCTTGGCAATCACACCTTTATGGAGCCGGTAATGGACGTTGAAAAGGTTCCCAAAACTCGATGGAAGCTGTCTTGCTACATCTGTAGGCAAAAGATGGGCGCGTGCATTCAATGCTCAAACAAGAACTGCTATCAAGCATTCCATGTTACGTGCGCAAGGAGAGCGCGCCTATACCTGAAGATGAAAACTAGTCATGGTGCTCTCGCAGTTTTGGACGGAAACATGGTCCTCAAGGCTTTCTGCGACAAACACTGCCCCCTCGAGTATAGCAATGACAACAACGTTCACCAAGCGACTCGCTCAGCTAAAAAGTTCTACAAGAGAAACATGAAGGGCCGTCTCTGGGCTGATAATTTGGCTATTGCCAATGTCATCGCCGCACAGCAACGTACCCTCCTGGCCGAATCGCCCGCGAACGCGCAAGGGGATAAGGAAAAGGCCGCTgctgacaagaagaagatggagCAACCGCCGAAGAATATGTGGAAGCTGCCATCCGGCGCCCCTATCATCCCGCAAGCGGtgtttgacattgtcgaAGCATCTATCCAACGGTTTCCTTTCCGCAAGCGCAAGGACTTTTTGAGCGAGGCATGTCGATACTGGACATTGAAGCGTGAGGCTCGACGGGGTGCGGGATTGCTCAAACGCCTTCAGCTACAAATGGAGACCTTTTCGTCCATGGAGCTGACTAGGCGAGACTTCTCCACGATGGGTTCAAATGGCAAGGCACGACTAGCACGGCGAATAGAGTTTGCAGAGGATATCCTCAAGGACCTTGAGCAGCTGAAGGATCTCTCGGAGAAGATTGTGCAGCGAGAACAGATGAAGGTAGATGCGGCAGAGATGGAGGACGAGTTCGTGAGTGAGTGCTACTTTCCCGTTGCTAAACATTTGCCTCCCGCAATTGAGAAGGCCATATC GTTGGACAAAGACTTGTTCACGAGTGGCTTGGAGAAAATTAAGTCCCGCGTAGATGAACGATTCTACGTAACAGCTCTGGCATTTATGCAAGATCTGGGTGACGTTATCAGCACGGGTATCGTGAATGCCCCTTCAgtgtcaagcagcagcagcgagTCACGTTTCGAAGCCACAGAAGTTTCTCCAGCAAAGACAAACTTCTCGGACATACGGGAGCGGCGGAAACTAGGCAAACGCATCCTGAAAGCAGTACAACCTCTATTAGAAAGCGCCATTCGAGTGGAATCTGAAATCTCAAACAAATCCTTTGAAACAATGCagaaggagctggagggcATAATCGACGCCAGTGTGGACACTTCACGAGTAGTCATCACATCTGCCACAacaaagcaagaagaaggggaagatACCATCATGGTGGACGCCCCTGATTCATCTGAAATCACTGTTAAAAGCCtcgacaacgacgacgcCGATGTCGACGCCCAAGGTGACCCAATGGACACGGCAGAGGACGCTGATGAGCAAGATGGTGGAAACATAGAGGTGAACACATCTGGACTCGGCATCACCGTCAAATCTGAGGAGTCTACTACCGTCTCCCCACGCAAGAGTAAACGCACCAAGGGCCAGAGCATGCAAACCTCACAAACTCCACCCGAATCAGAAGCCTACGTCAACCTAGCGCCTCCCGCTGCCGCAACAACGAGCGTGCCGGGACCTCCAACACCGCCTCATTCCAACGGTAGTTTTGGCAAAGAACCCGTAGACCCGTTGACGGACGGCGGCGTCCTGTGGTACTTGCAGACCATGCAGCCCCGGGGAACATCCATCCTCGGCGAGCACTGGGCTGCAGGGAGGGATGCAGTGCGCATGCTTAGCGAGGAACTGACTGatcttgatgacgaggagcttAAGGGGCTCCGAGCAGAAGTTGATGAGTCGGTTGCGGCGGGATTGGTGAATGGCGACGCtggcgatggcggcaaggccaagacgaAGAATCGGAAGAGGAGAGTTTCGGggcggaggagatga
- a CDS encoding pyruvate dehydrogenase protein x component (similar to Cordyceps militaris CM01 XP_006667026.1) has translation MASLAGACRASARLVGRASSRGLTTSARCLAAQNFVMPALSPTMTEGNIATWKVKEGENYSAGDVLLEIETDKATMDVEAQEDGIMMKIMAQDGAKSVQVGTRIAVLAEAGDDIKTLEIPKDEQLQQQQSSGDSAAAPKEEAAAPEKQTKPTPRPSSEETHEQKYPLMPSVEHLVKQNGLSKDDVSKIKPTGPSGRLLKGDVLAYLGSINADSPAAVSSFLEKLSHLDLSNIKVAEKKAAPAAPKEARPAKSEPLPLEINVPVSLSKVVEVQHRIQETLGVFMPLSTFISRAAEVANESLPPANRAPTASELFDQVLGLDKVKAAKGTRGIYLPQISAVPPSTLFEPPARSAKKTDIIDILAPKPKKAVRDQGIPTVPGFSNGLNVFSLVVPREEEHRAHMFLERCKAILEEEPGRLVL, from the exons ATGGCGTCTTTGGCAGGTGCTTGCCGTGCTTCGGCTCGTCTTGTGGGCAGGGCTTCTTCTCGAG GCCTCACCACCTCTGCACGATGCCTCGCCGCACAGAACTTCGTAATGCCTGCTCTTTCGCCGACCATGACGGAAGGAAACATTGCTACATGGAAAGTCAAGGAGGGCGAGAACTACAGTGCCGGCGATGTACTGCTAGAAATTGAGACGGATAAAGCGACTATGGATGTGGAGGCTCAGGAGGACGGCATCATGATGAAGATTATGGCGCAGGATGGAGCCAAGTCTGTTCAGGTTGGGACCAGGATTGCGGTGCTTGCGGAGGCAGGGGATGATATCAAGACGCTTGAGATTCCAAAGGATGAGCAGctacagcaacagcaaagcaGCGGCGATTCAGCTGCCGCTcccaaggaggaggcggcCGCCCCTGAGAAGCAGACCAAGCCTACGCCCAGACCATCCAGCGAGGAGACTCACGAGCAAAAGTATCCCTTGATGCCGTCGGTAGAACACCTCGTCAAGCAGAACGGTTTGAGCAAGGACGACGTGAGCAAGATCAAGCCCACGGGCCCAAGTGGCCGCTTGCTCAAGGGTGATGTGCTCGCCTACCTGGGCAGCATCAACGCTGATAGTCCCGCCGCCGTGTCTTCATTCCTCGAGAAACTATCCCACCTGGACCTGAGCAACATCAAGGTCgcagagaagaaggccgcTCCCGCTGCTCCCAAGGAAGCCAGGCCTGCCAAGTCGGAGCCTCTGCCCTTGGAAATCAACGTTCCTGTATCGCTAAGCAAGGTCGTCGAGGTCCAGCATCGCATCCAAGAAACCCTCGGCGTCTTCATGCCCCTATCCACATTCATCAGCCGCGCCGCCGAAGTCGCCAACGAGAGTCTCCCTCCCGCCAACCGTGCCCCGACCGCCAGCGAACTCTTCGATCAGGTTCTCGGCCtggacaaggtcaaggcaGCCAAAGGAACCCGTGGCATCTACCTGCCTCAGATTTCAGCCGTGCCGCCCAGCACACTATTCGAGCCTCCTGCACGTTCTGCTAAGAAGACGGATATCATTGACATTCTGGCACCTAAACCCAAGAAGGCCGTTCGCGATCAGGGTATTCCTACTGTTCCCGGGTTCTCAAATGGCCTAAATGTATTTAGTCTCGTTGTCCCgcgggaggaggagcacAGAGCGCACATGTTCCTGGAGAGGTGCAAGGCTATTCTTGAGGAGGAGCCAGGTAGATTGGTGCTGTAA